The following are encoded together in the Syngnathus typhle isolate RoL2023-S1 ecotype Sweden linkage group LG5, RoL_Styp_1.0, whole genome shotgun sequence genome:
- the ier3 gene encoding radiation-inducible immediate-early gene IEX-1 has translation MYSTSSTMLLYRRESLARRNTQPEVFTFEHIPTAAISPMPARPKKRCTRVMYPAKVRMHLPPPEKSAAKRWLILLVLVVLWQIYTEEPCADTPTGGARSPDDYQTFPAGTDAVPAAAPSSVSEAQAPADDCTATGPAGNSYMVALLVYHRLGGEN, from the coding sequence ATGTACTCGACGAGCTCCACGATGCTTCTCTACAGACGCGAAAGTTTGGCCCGGCGCAACACACAGCCGGAGGTGTTCACGTTCGAGCACATCCCGACGGCCGCGATCTCTCCGATGCCCGCCCGGCCCAAGAAGCGCTGCACTCGGGTCATGTACCCTGCCAAGGTCCGGATGCACCTGCCGCCTCCGGAGAAGAGCGCGGCCAAACGCTGGCTGATTCTCCTTGTCCTGGTGGTCCTGTGGCAGATCTACACCGAGGAGCCCTGCGCTGACACGCCGACCGGCGGCGCCCGCAGCCCGGACGACTACCAAACCTTCCCCGCCGGTACCGACGCTGTTCCAGCCGCCGCTCCTTCCAGCGTCAGCGAGGCGCAAGCCCCGGCTGATGACTGCACCGCCACCGGGCCAGCGGGCAACAGCTACATGGTGGCCCTGCTCGTCTACCACCGCCTGGGCGGTGAGAACTAA